One region of Strigops habroptila isolate Jane chromosome 11, bStrHab1.2.pri, whole genome shotgun sequence genomic DNA includes:
- the NOC4L gene encoding nucleolar complex protein 4 homolog has translation MARSAALAACLEAVLGSRSNANRVFEILELLAGQEEEEDILCAGRTCSRLFGALLERRELFVGPLPAEEASLAGNYSAEDKYKIWMRHRYKECVDCLAELMGHDAFQVKELSLCTLMKFVELEARYPLIKVEWKGSLTFPRDLLKVVVDGLLPLDEDASLLISRFQEYMEYDDIRYFVIKAVTESIGQVMQKTKERPLPFYQQNVFSLISPINMPNKECDMVKFMVKQENWEELKVSKLQAHKQAFEKMWLSFLKHKLPAGLYKKVLVILHDSILPYMNEPTLMIDFLTLAYGIGGAISLLALNGLFILIHQHNLEYPDFYKKLYSLLDPSVYHVKYRARFFHLLDLFLSSSHLPAYLVAAFIKRLSRLALTAPPEALLMVIPFICNLFRRHPSCKVLVHRPNGPEDISEDPYIMEEEEPSKSRALESSLWEIQTLQSHYHPEVAKAAAILNQSLSEIEDDISGLLELSAYELFDKEVKKKATDVPLEFEQVRGLFGKKNDIFAEHFSLD, from the exons ATGGCGCGGTCCGCCGCGCTCGCCGCCTGCCTGGAGGCCGTGCTGGGCAGCCGCAGCAATGCCAACCGCGTCTTCGAGATCCTGGAGCTGCTGGCG ggccaggaggaggaggaggacatcCTGTGCGCCGGCAGGACCTGCAGCCGGCTCTTCGGGGCGCTGCTGGAGCGCAGGGAGCTGTTCGTGGGCCCGCTGCCCGCCGAGGAGGCTTCTCTGGCCG GTAACTACAGCGCTGAGGACAAGTACAAGATATGGATGAGGCACCGCTACAAGGAGTGCGTGGATTGCTTGGCGGAGCTGATGGGGCACGATGCCTTCCAGGTCAAG gaatTGTCACTCTGCACCCTTATGAAGTTTGTTGAGTTGGAGGCACGATACCCACTGATCAAAGTAGAGTGGAAGGGGAGTTTAACTTTTCCTCGTGACCTTCTTAAG GTAGTTGTTGATGGCTTACTGCCCTTAGATGAGGACGCTTCACTGCTCATCTCTCGCTTTCAAGAATACATGGAGTATGATGACATTCGGTACTTTGTCATAAAGGCAGTCACCGAGAGTATTGGACAAGTcatgcagaagacaaaagag AGGCCGCTGCCATTTTACCAGCAGAATGTATTTTCCCTCATTTCACCCATTAACATGCCGAACAAAGAGTGTGACATGGTCAAGTTTATGGTGAAGCAAG AAAACTGGGAGGAATTGAAAGTGTCAAAGCTGCAG GCACACAAGCAGGCCTTTGAAAAAATGTGGCTCAGTTTCTTGAAGCACAAG CTACCCGCTGGCCTCTACAAAAAAGTTCTTGTTATTCTGCATGACTCCATCCTGCCTTACATGAATGAACCCACTCTCATGATAGATTTCTTAACACTGGCCTATGGCATAG GTGGAGCAATTAGTCTTTTAGCCTTAAATGGATTATTTATTCTGATTCATCAGCATAATCT GGAATATCCTGACTTCTACAAAAAGCTGTACAGTCTTTTAGACCCTTCTGTGTATCACGTGAAGTACCGAGCCCGCTTCTTCCATTTGCTTGACCTGTTTTTATCTTCATC TCACCTGCCAGCGTACCTGGTGGCAGCGTTTATAAAGCGCCTCTCCCGGCTGGCCCTCACTGCTCCTCCTGAGGCTCTGCTCATGGTCATTCCCTTCATCTGTAACCTCTTTCGGAGGCACCCCTCATGCAAAGTGCTAGTACACAGACCTAATGGGCCAGAAG ATATTTCAGAAGATCCATATAttatggaggaggaggagccaTCCAAAAGCAGGGCTTTGGAAAGCTCTCTCTGGGAGATTCAG ACCCTACAAAGCCATTATCACCCAGAGGTGGCCAAGGCAGCTGCTATCCTGAACCAGTCACTGTCTGAAATAGAGGATGACATATCAGGACTCCTGGAGCTCTCAGCTTATGAG CTTTTTGataaagaagtaaagaaaaaggcGACTGATGTGCCCCTGGAGTTTGAGCAAGTACGAGGCTTGTTTGGGAAGAAGAATGATATTTTTGCAGAGCACTTTTCTTTAGATTGA